A section of the Solitalea canadensis DSM 3403 genome encodes:
- a CDS encoding 2-oxoglutarate dehydrogenase E1 component, with amino-acid sequence MDNLTYLTNAHTSYIESLYQQYKSDPTSVDFSWQKFFEGFELGKNSEAGADVPATNEHFEKEMKVLNMINGYRQRGHLFTKTNPVRERMKFFPGKELETFGLSEADMDTVFNAGIEVGLGATTLRNIRQLLEETYCESVGAEYKYIRNPEKMKWFEERMESSRNKQKFTSDEKKRILHKLNQAVVFENFLHTKFLGQKRFSLEGAETVIPALDSVIEKGAELGIKEFVIGMAHRGRLNVLANIMNKTYKDIFTEFEGKNYDESAPFGGDVKYHMGFSTDVQTVDGKDVHLSLCPNPSHLETVDGVVTGIARAKIDQKYDNDYKQLAPILIHGDASVAGQGIVYEVLQMAKLDAYKTGGTIHLVINNQVGFTTNYRDARSSTYCTDIAKVTLSPVFHVNGDDVEAVVYAINLAMEYRQKFHNDVFIDILCYRRYGHNEGDEPRFTQPTLYKAIEKHPNPREIYNEKLLKQGDVDANLAKEMDKNFRKMLQERLDEVKQEAPKFTKPTMQGPWKGMRFATPEDFVKSVDTAVSEKTLVDIGNRITDLPSDKKFINKIEKLFGDRKKMINETKSLDWAMGELLAYATLVNEGHRVRFSGEDVERGTFSHRHAIIKVEESDEEYNPIQEKVATSPAAPFEIYNSHLSEYGVLGFEYGYAMASPNALTIWEAQFGDFVNGAQIVIDQYIAAAETKWQRSNALVMLLPHGFEGQGPEHSSARIERMMELCAEYNMYVANCTTPAQIFHIMRRQLKNEFRKPLTVFSPKSLLRHPACVSPLADFTKGGFKEIIDDNYVKAKDVKRVLFCSGKIYYELLDQQQKDGRKDVAVVRLEQIYPFPYEQYNAIKEKYSNAEEWIWVQEEPENMGAWPWLVRHLRREPLDVIARLEASSPATGYSKLHVAQQLNIIAKAFASKVKSEVKENVKKTTEKAVKVD; translated from the coding sequence ATGGATAATCTCACGTATCTTACCAACGCGCACACCTCGTATATCGAATCTCTTTATCAACAATATAAAAGTGATCCGACGTCAGTTGATTTCAGCTGGCAGAAATTTTTCGAAGGCTTTGAATTAGGCAAAAATTCAGAAGCAGGAGCCGATGTGCCTGCAACAAATGAGCATTTTGAAAAAGAAATGAAGGTGTTGAACATGATAAACGGCTACAGACAACGCGGCCACTTGTTCACTAAAACTAATCCTGTTCGCGAACGCATGAAGTTTTTCCCAGGTAAAGAACTGGAAACTTTCGGCTTAAGCGAAGCTGACATGGATACTGTATTCAATGCAGGTATCGAAGTTGGATTAGGCGCTACAACTTTGAGAAACATTCGTCAGCTGCTTGAAGAAACCTATTGTGAATCAGTAGGAGCTGAATACAAATACATCCGTAACCCTGAAAAAATGAAGTGGTTTGAGGAGCGTATGGAAAGCAGCAGAAATAAGCAAAAATTTACTTCTGATGAGAAAAAACGTATTCTTCATAAACTGAATCAGGCAGTTGTTTTTGAAAACTTCCTTCACACAAAATTCTTAGGACAAAAACGTTTCTCTTTAGAAGGAGCTGAAACAGTTATTCCTGCTTTAGACTCAGTTATTGAGAAAGGTGCAGAATTAGGCATTAAAGAGTTTGTTATTGGTATGGCTCATCGCGGTCGTTTGAACGTATTGGCCAATATCATGAACAAAACCTACAAAGATATTTTCACAGAGTTTGAAGGTAAAAACTACGATGAAAGTGCGCCATTTGGAGGTGATGTAAAATATCACATGGGATTCTCTACCGATGTACAAACAGTAGATGGTAAAGATGTTCACTTGAGCCTTTGTCCAAATCCTTCACACCTTGAAACTGTTGATGGTGTAGTAACAGGTATTGCTCGTGCTAAGATCGATCAGAAATACGATAATGATTATAAGCAGCTTGCACCAATATTAATTCATGGTGATGCCTCTGTAGCAGGTCAGGGTATTGTTTACGAAGTACTTCAGATGGCTAAGCTTGATGCTTACAAAACTGGAGGAACTATTCACCTGGTAATCAATAACCAGGTTGGTTTTACTACCAACTACCGTGATGCTCGTTCAAGTACTTATTGTACAGATATTGCTAAAGTAACCCTTTCTCCTGTGTTCCATGTAAATGGAGATGATGTGGAAGCGGTTGTTTATGCAATTAACCTGGCAATGGAATACCGTCAGAAATTCCATAATGATGTGTTCATTGACATTCTTTGTTACCGTCGTTACGGTCACAATGAAGGAGATGAGCCTCGCTTCACTCAGCCTACTTTATACAAAGCGATTGAGAAACATCCAAATCCACGTGAGATCTACAATGAAAAATTGTTGAAACAAGGTGATGTGGATGCCAATCTTGCAAAAGAAATGGATAAGAACTTCCGTAAAATGTTGCAAGAACGATTGGATGAAGTAAAACAAGAAGCGCCTAAGTTTACAAAACCAACCATGCAAGGTCCATGGAAAGGTATGCGTTTTGCTACCCCTGAAGACTTTGTAAAATCAGTTGATACCGCGGTAAGCGAGAAAACATTAGTTGATATAGGAAATAGGATCACCGATCTTCCTTCAGATAAAAAATTCATTAACAAGATTGAAAAGCTATTTGGCGATCGCAAGAAAATGATCAACGAAACTAAATCGTTGGATTGGGCGATGGGTGAATTATTAGCTTACGCTACTTTGGTTAATGAAGGCCACCGAGTACGTTTCTCAGGAGAGGATGTTGAACGTGGTACATTCTCACACCGTCATGCTATCATTAAGGTAGAAGAGTCGGATGAGGAATACAATCCAATTCAGGAAAAAGTAGCTACTTCACCTGCAGCTCCATTTGAAATCTATAACTCACACCTTTCAGAGTATGGCGTTTTAGGTTTTGAATATGGTTATGCGATGGCTTCTCCAAATGCTTTAACAATTTGGGAAGCTCAGTTTGGTGATTTTGTTAACGGTGCACAGATCGTTATCGATCAATACATTGCTGCTGCAGAAACCAAATGGCAACGCAGTAATGCATTGGTAATGTTATTACCTCATGGTTTTGAGGGTCAAGGACCTGAGCACTCATCAGCTCGTATCGAGCGTATGATGGAGCTTTGTGCAGAGTACAATATGTATGTAGCTAATTGTACTACACCGGCACAGATCTTCCACATTATGCGCCGTCAGTTAAAGAATGAATTCCGTAAACCATTAACAGTATTCTCGCCTAAAAGCTTATTGCGTCACCCTGCATGTGTGAGTCCATTGGCCGACTTTACTAAAGGTGGCTTTAAAGAGATCATCGACGATAACTACGTAAAAGCAAAAGACGTTAAACGCGTATTGTTCTGTTCAGGTAAGATTTATTATGAATTACTTGATCAGCAACAAAAAGATGGCCGTAAGGACGTGGCTGTTGTTCGTTTAGAACAGATCTATCCATTCCCTTATGAGCAATACAATGCGATTAAAGAGAAATACAGCAATGCAGAAGAATGGATTTGGGTACAGGAAGAACCTGAGAATATGGGAGCATG
- a CDS encoding MerR family transcriptional regulator, producing the protein MKKFSISDIECLTGIKAHTIRVWEQRYNLIIPKRTDTNIRYYDDCDLKKFLNISLLLDSGMRISEVAKMSENDISNQINKLADCEINGCSCTIGSMCNAMLTLDEAIFEETMETSIQSMGMERTMLEVVYPFLHKIGMMWQAGTINPAHEHFITHLIKQKLITAISKIETPNPELAKKYMLFLPEGEAHELSLLFANYLIKSRGHHVLYLGANLPYEDLFQVASYYDPDYAITFLITDTVFGDVNIMVTKLLENLPKWPLAVSGHLALNSAITPQDRLTVIKNVPELIDFINNNAEVQRLYFTC; encoded by the coding sequence GTGAAAAAGTTCTCGATAAGTGATATAGAGTGTTTGACAGGTATTAAAGCACATACCATCCGGGTTTGGGAACAACGATATAACCTAATTATCCCCAAAAGAACAGATACCAATATCAGGTACTATGATGATTGTGATCTGAAAAAGTTTCTGAATATTTCATTGTTGCTCGATTCAGGGATGAGAATTTCTGAAGTGGCGAAAATGAGTGAGAATGATATCTCCAATCAAATAAATAAGCTTGCCGACTGCGAAATTAATGGTTGTTCATGTACCATTGGGTCTATGTGCAATGCTATGCTTACCCTTGATGAAGCCATTTTTGAAGAAACAATGGAAACAAGTATTCAGTCGATGGGTATGGAGCGTACTATGTTGGAAGTTGTTTATCCATTTCTTCATAAGATAGGAATGATGTGGCAGGCCGGTACTATTAATCCTGCGCACGAGCATTTTATCACTCACCTTATCAAGCAAAAGCTTATCACCGCAATTAGTAAGATTGAAACTCCTAACCCTGAGCTTGCTAAAAAATATATGCTCTTTTTACCAGAAGGAGAGGCTCACGAGTTAAGTCTGCTTTTTGCCAATTATTTGATTAAGTCTCGTGGTCATCATGTGTTGTACCTGGGAGCTAACTTGCCGTATGAAGACCTTTTTCAGGTAGCCAGTTATTATGATCCTGATTATGCAATTACATTCCTTATTACCGATACTGTATTTGGAGATGTAAATATCATGGTTACTAAATTGCTTGAAAATTTACCAAAATGGCCATTAGCTGTTTCAGGGCATTTGGCATTAAATTCTGCCATTACTCCTCAAGATCGCTTAACAGTGATTAAAAATGTACCTGAACTAATCGATTTTATTAATAACAATGCCGAAGTGCAACGACTGTATTTTACTTGTTAA
- a CDS encoding D-2-hydroxyacid dehydrogenase family protein encodes MKIAILDDYQNAVKDLNCFQWLKDYDVTILTETEKNTILLAEKLKNIEILVLIRERTQINEDLLSKLPDLKLISQTGKIANHLDLPACTQHKVAIAEGIGSPIAPAELTWSLIMNTVRQVPAAIEDFKNGKWQTNIGSTIYGKTIGIWGYGKIGKMVAGYAKAFGAKVLVWGSENSRINAVNDGFESAKSKEDFFRLADVVSLHLRLNDKTAGIVKETDLLLMKPTAALINTARAELIEEGTLLKCLKTGRPGFAGVDVYENEPIYDSNYELLQMKNVVCTPHLGYVEKSGYELYFAKAFENAINYINGNPTNIANPEVL; translated from the coding sequence ATGAAAATTGCCATTCTAGACGACTACCAAAATGCTGTAAAAGATCTTAACTGTTTCCAGTGGTTAAAAGACTACGATGTTACCATTTTAACTGAAACGGAGAAGAACACCATTCTACTGGCCGAAAAGCTTAAAAACATTGAAATTCTGGTGTTGATAAGAGAACGTACTCAAATCAATGAAGATTTGTTAAGTAAGCTGCCTGATTTAAAGCTCATTAGCCAAACGGGTAAAATCGCTAATCACTTGGACTTGCCCGCTTGCACACAACACAAAGTTGCGATTGCGGAAGGCATTGGTTCTCCCATCGCACCGGCCGAGCTAACATGGTCGCTCATTATGAATACGGTTCGACAAGTTCCTGCTGCCATTGAAGATTTCAAAAATGGTAAATGGCAAACCAATATCGGATCAACAATTTACGGTAAGACAATTGGTATCTGGGGTTATGGAAAAATTGGAAAAATGGTTGCCGGTTATGCTAAAGCGTTCGGCGCTAAAGTATTGGTATGGGGAAGTGAAAACTCAAGGATAAATGCTGTAAATGACGGTTTTGAAAGTGCTAAAAGTAAAGAAGATTTTTTCAGATTGGCAGATGTGGTTTCGCTGCACTTGAGGCTTAACGATAAAACAGCTGGAATTGTCAAAGAAACTGATCTACTATTAATGAAACCTACAGCAGCTTTAATAAATACCGCTCGTGCCGAATTAATTGAAGAAGGAACTTTACTTAAATGCTTAAAAACGGGTCGTCCAGGTTTTGCAGGGGTGGACGTTTATGAAAACGAGCCCATCTATGATAGTAACTATGAACTTTTGCAAATGAAAAACGTTGTTTGTACACCTCATTTAGGCTATGTAGAAAAAAGCGGATATGAACTGTACTTTGCCAAAGCCTTTGAGAATGCAATCAACTATATTAATGGCAATCCTACCAACATTGCCAATCCTGAAGTATTGTAA